Proteins encoded by one window of Cylindrospermum stagnale PCC 7417:
- a CDS encoding alpha/beta hydrolase yields the protein MRRQFLSLHRALFFVISGYLIISSIPAFAAERVVLKYRIFRESLSVEELSTFAQTGKLSTGLKIDLALAQQNPKAIRQSLIAPVKVNPIILDRVLNSPVGNVILDELSQVIHSPSRKADRQAWRSALAISASDDGQITLLEIMQNYPTAEIEVDGERLESAYRQLRRLQVSFQDLLGI from the coding sequence ATGCGCCGCCAATTTTTGTCCCTGCATCGCGCCTTGTTCTTCGTAATCAGTGGTTATCTTATCATCTCCAGCATTCCTGCCTTTGCTGCTGAACGAGTGGTGCTGAAGTACCGCATCTTCCGTGAATCGCTTTCTGTGGAAGAACTCTCAACTTTTGCCCAAACTGGTAAACTCTCAACTGGGCTAAAAATCGATTTGGCTTTGGCACAACAAAACCCCAAAGCAATTCGTCAGTCTTTGATAGCACCTGTGAAAGTCAACCCCATAATTTTAGATCGGGTGTTGAATAGCCCAGTTGGTAACGTTATATTGGATGAACTCAGTCAAGTGATTCATAGCCCGTCGCGTAAAGCTGATCGGCAAGCTTGGCGCTCGGCTTTAGCGATTTCTGCTAGTGACGATGGACAGATAACACTGCTAGAAATTATGCAAAATTATCCGACTGCGGAAATTGAAGTTGACGGTGAGCGCTTAGAAAGTGCCTACCGTCAACTTCGCCGTTTGCAAGTAAGTTTCCAAGATTTACTTGGTATTTAG
- a CDS encoding low-complexity tail membrane protein: protein MTSFRSEPILWIHVAGLATLPIFLILCLLFLSVGEPLLPVWIELFLITLFGVLPLLWMQLRRPFYIFAILGVALKPENLTEQQRKILCLINTKLNRVLALAAAILLIGVLWQLYQVVPLIANIAKFLPQYRSLGLLFAALAFLASNLFLQIPLSVAQVLVTNDTDFAAIEPLPLEKIKQNFTILGVRVNHIWPRANSGS, encoded by the coding sequence ATGACCTCATTTCGCTCTGAACCTATCTTGTGGATTCACGTCGCTGGATTAGCGACACTGCCGATTTTTTTAATTCTGTGTTTATTGTTTCTGTCTGTGGGTGAACCACTTTTACCAGTGTGGATAGAGTTATTCCTCATCACACTCTTTGGCGTTCTCCCATTACTGTGGATGCAACTGCGTCGCCCTTTTTACATATTTGCTATTCTAGGAGTAGCGCTCAAGCCAGAAAATCTGACTGAGCAGCAACGAAAAATTCTCTGTTTAATTAATACAAAGTTAAATCGTGTATTAGCCCTGGCGGCTGCAATATTATTAATAGGGGTGCTATGGCAACTCTACCAAGTGGTGCCACTGATAGCCAATATTGCCAAGTTTTTACCCCAATACCGTAGTCTGGGACTGCTGTTTGCTGCCTTAGCTTTTTTAGCAAGCAATTTATTTTTGCAAATTCCCCTGAGTGTAGCGCAAGTTTTAGTGACCAATGACACAGATTTTGCTGCTATAGAACCATTACCTTTAGAAAAGATTAAGCAGAATTTCACAATCTTAGGGGTACGGGTTAATCACATCTGGCCCCGAGCTAACTCTGGAAGTTAA
- the infB gene encoding translation initiation factor IF-2 — MNNGKVRIYELSKELNLDNKELLAICDQLNIAVKSHSSTISESEAEHIRTAAEKLAATSVMPKKELGTTSHKPNSPQSGGRNRPAAPHKQQILEIRKPKILRNTTSNAPEASVATNQVDQSEVNLPSPPRPFATPVSPMKPTAPTRPVPRNHSETAQQPTVAEPEQTPNPNPAPEKIAAEKPEKTVPSRTKPEKPQKPQLVAPPTRPVDEIGTAPEQLAPADKPVLKRQRRVEDDREQIKPKVAKLTTEGAPQAAPQRQARPTPPVKPEHRGSRPSAPGSLTDVQRPRPARPGESVAAMPIATPPRPMSGGAKKEAMDDEPVTPDILDLKRPTPPRLAKGGKKWQEEEIIDEIKEKAKVGVKGKRVKPILDDDFEEDDLLDEDGLEIPATVQVSLSIARPPKPKAARPAQQPALVTSAPTARGKKSGSSSRDRDHNRRQQQEVEQKRERPETVTITGPLTVQELAEVLGVADTEIVKILFMKGMAVSITQNLDIPTITLVGKELEIEVETAEPEAEARKITEMIDVADLEFLIRRPPVVTIMGHVDHGKTTLLDSIRKTKVAAGEAGGITQHIGAYHVDVEHEGKQQQIVFLDTPGHEAFTAMRARGARVTDIAVLVVAADDGVRPQTIEAISHAQAAGVPIVVAINKIDKEGAQPERVKQELTNYGLTAEDWGGETIMVPVSAIKGENLDTLLEMILLVAEIGELSANPDRSAKGTVIEAHLDKAKGAVATLLIQNGTLHVGDMLVAGSAFGKVRAMVDDRGKRVDIASPSFAVEVLGLSDVPAAGDDFEVFANEKEARALAGDRADKQRLSRLLQGRVTLTTLSAQAQEGELKELNLILKGDVQGSVEAIVGALKQIPQNEVQIRMLLATAGEITETDIDLAAASNAVIIGFNTTFASGARQAADEAGVDVREYNIIYKLLEDIQGALEGLLEPELVEETLGQTEVRAVFPVGRGAVAGCYVQSGKLVRNCKVRVRRFNKVVYEGVLDSLKRMKEDAREVNAGYECGIGVDKFHDWVEGDIIEAYQMVTKRRTLTLTK, encoded by the coding sequence ATGAACAACGGCAAAGTTAGAATCTACGAATTATCAAAGGAATTGAATTTGGATAACAAAGAGCTATTAGCAATTTGCGACCAGCTCAACATCGCGGTCAAAAGTCATAGCAGCACGATTTCAGAATCTGAGGCAGAACACATCCGCACAGCTGCGGAAAAACTCGCAGCTACGAGTGTAATGCCCAAAAAGGAACTTGGTACAACCAGCCATAAACCAAATTCACCCCAGTCTGGCGGACGTAACCGACCTGCTGCACCCCACAAACAGCAAATTTTGGAAATTCGCAAACCCAAAATATTGAGAAACACTACCTCCAACGCCCCAGAGGCGTCAGTTGCTACTAACCAAGTAGATCAGTCTGAAGTCAATCTTCCCTCACCTCCAAGGCCCTTCGCTACACCAGTCTCACCCATGAAGCCGACGGCACCAACTCGACCTGTACCCCGGAATCACTCTGAGACCGCACAGCAACCTACTGTCGCCGAACCGGAGCAAACGCCCAATCCCAATCCGGCACCGGAAAAAATAGCTGCGGAAAAACCGGAGAAAACAGTTCCATCCAGAACCAAACCGGAAAAACCCCAAAAACCGCAACTGGTTGCTCCACCGACAAGACCTGTAGACGAAATAGGGACTGCGCCTGAACAGCTAGCTCCAGCAGATAAGCCCGTCCTCAAACGCCAACGGCGCGTCGAAGACGATCGCGAGCAAATCAAGCCAAAAGTCGCCAAGCTAACCACTGAAGGGGCACCACAGGCAGCACCACAAAGACAGGCTCGTCCGACTCCACCAGTGAAACCGGAACACAGGGGGAGCAGACCATCTGCACCAGGTTCATTAACAGATGTGCAACGGCCCAGACCTGCACGTCCTGGTGAATCAGTCGCCGCCATGCCAATCGCTACTCCACCAAGACCAATGTCAGGTGGGGCGAAGAAAGAGGCGATGGATGACGAACCAGTCACACCGGATATCCTCGACTTAAAACGCCCAACACCGCCCCGTCTAGCCAAAGGTGGTAAGAAATGGCAGGAAGAGGAAATAATTGACGAGATTAAAGAGAAGGCTAAGGTTGGCGTCAAAGGCAAGCGGGTCAAACCGATCCTCGATGACGACTTTGAAGAAGACGATTTACTCGATGAAGACGGTCTGGAAATTCCAGCGACTGTCCAAGTCAGCCTGAGCATTGCCCGTCCTCCTAAACCGAAAGCTGCTCGCCCTGCACAGCAACCAGCATTAGTTACTTCCGCCCCAACGGCGCGAGGTAAAAAATCTGGTAGTTCCAGCCGCGATCGCGACCACAACCGTCGCCAACAACAAGAAGTAGAGCAAAAGCGTGAGCGTCCGGAAACAGTCACCATCACTGGGCCCCTGACAGTGCAAGAACTGGCAGAAGTTTTGGGTGTAGCCGATACAGAGATTGTGAAAATCCTGTTCATGAAAGGCATGGCGGTGAGTATCACCCAAAATCTGGATATTCCGACAATTACTCTGGTAGGCAAAGAGCTAGAAATAGAAGTCGAAACCGCCGAACCAGAAGCAGAAGCCCGCAAGATCACAGAAATGATCGACGTGGCAGATTTGGAATTCCTGATTCGACGTCCGCCAGTTGTGACGATTATGGGTCACGTAGACCACGGTAAAACTACCCTGCTCGACTCAATTCGCAAAACCAAAGTGGCTGCTGGCGAAGCTGGCGGGATCACCCAACACATTGGTGCATACCATGTGGATGTGGAACATGAGGGCAAGCAACAGCAAATCGTCTTCCTAGATACCCCCGGTCACGAAGCCTTCACCGCTATGCGGGCACGAGGAGCTAGGGTAACAGACATTGCCGTTTTGGTAGTGGCTGCGGATGATGGCGTCCGTCCCCAAACTATCGAAGCTATTAGCCATGCTCAAGCCGCTGGAGTACCAATTGTTGTCGCCATCAACAAGATCGACAAAGAAGGTGCACAGCCAGAGCGCGTCAAACAAGAATTGACCAATTATGGTTTGACCGCAGAAGACTGGGGCGGTGAGACGATCATGGTTCCCGTGAGCGCTATCAAAGGCGAAAACCTGGATACACTCTTAGAAATGATTTTGCTGGTAGCAGAAATCGGCGAACTATCTGCCAACCCAGATCGTTCTGCTAAAGGAACTGTGATTGAAGCGCATTTGGATAAGGCTAAGGGAGCAGTTGCTACCCTGCTGATTCAGAATGGCACCCTGCATGTCGGGGATATGCTAGTAGCTGGCTCGGCATTTGGTAAAGTCCGGGCGATGGTCGATGACAGAGGCAAAAGAGTGGATATTGCTAGTCCTTCTTTTGCTGTCGAGGTGCTGGGTTTAAGCGATGTACCAGCAGCAGGTGATGACTTCGAGGTCTTCGCGAACGAAAAAGAAGCACGAGCGCTAGCAGGCGATCGCGCAGACAAACAACGTCTATCCCGTCTCTTACAGGGACGTGTCACCCTAACAACCCTCTCAGCCCAAGCACAAGAGGGCGAGTTGAAAGAACTCAACTTGATCTTAAAGGGAGACGTTCAAGGTTCCGTAGAAGCCATTGTGGGAGCGCTCAAGCAAATCCCGCAAAACGAAGTCCAAATCCGGATGCTGTTGGCTACTGCTGGAGAAATCACCGAGACAGATATCGACTTAGCTGCTGCTAGTAACGCTGTCATCATTGGTTTCAACACCACCTTTGCTAGTGGCGCTAGACAAGCCGCCGATGAGGCTGGTGTGGATGTGCGGGAATACAACATCATCTACAAACTCCTAGAAGACATCCAAGGTGCCTTGGAAGGTCTACTGGAACCAGAGTTGGTGGAAGAAACCCTTGGTCAAACAGAAGTCCGTGCCGTCTTCCCTGTCGGTCGTGGTGCGGTTGCCGGTTGCTATGTTCAATCTGGCAAGCTAGTTCGCAACTGCAAAGTGCGCGTGCGTCGCTTCAACAAGGTGGTTTATGAAGGTGTTCTTGACTCCCTGAAACGGATGAAAGAAGATGCCCGTGAAGTCAATGCTGGTTATGAATGCGGCATCGGCGTTGATAAATTCCATGACTGGGTTGAAGGTGACATCATCGAAGCCTACCAAATGGTCACCAAGCGCCGTACTCTCACCTTGACTAAGTAG
- a CDS encoding YlxR family protein, giving the protein MKPNYRRCISCRRVGFKEEFWRIVRVFPSGKVQLNEGMGRSAYICPQVNCLQAAQKKNRLGRSLHAAVPEALYQTLWQRLAQSNPQNQI; this is encoded by the coding sequence ATGAAACCAAATTATCGGCGTTGTATTAGTTGCCGCAGAGTAGGCTTTAAAGAAGAGTTTTGGCGGATTGTCCGCGTCTTTCCATCGGGAAAGGTACAATTAAATGAGGGCATGGGGCGTTCTGCCTATATTTGTCCGCAAGTGAACTGCCTACAAGCGGCTCAAAAAAAAAATAGACTAGGGCGATCGCTACATGCAGCAGTGCCAGAAGCACTGTATCAGACATTGTGGCAGCGTCTAGCCCAAAGTAATCCCCAAAACCAAATTTAA